A single region of the Glycine max cultivar Williams 82 chromosome 20, Glycine_max_v4.0, whole genome shotgun sequence genome encodes:
- the LOC100805594 gene encoding CWF19-like protein 2 isoform X2: MLSGVKFISRDQVHDEDLDSVSKERKKSDRRREKNKRKRRSSRDSSDDDDDGLEKIKKGSRKKKWYSSDEDSLIYTTESESEKDEKKRRRRAKKKRDDGSSRDSGERSKGRSRSRSGKKEYTSEDEEDSYSSDGSDSFSGLKGKHQKSDRKDGSKRNKIEGGTVNSTSEMEIARKEMGLDWMLRSESKKPVVTESEEKLSEEVPVEESKKANPKELNPYLKDNGSGYPEESGAKVGADQLLSSSLVGDGGASWRLKALKRAQEQAARDGRRFNEVVEERWSSLGELTAAVASHAAAPARAHLRAIKNRQRGITEENSQDSDKHGRRDSKRDYLKDVSVRHHEMKAPKVRDSLSWGKRKSQQVVAEGAGVISAAVSSLNKFANDGSFMHDFGSKMSNNSDGSVLDSSELEKVSLEANRPEESSAVVKNEMSENQLAAKVMQLRLKGKHEEADKLMQEAKVMNTKQGNQDHSIRSRTEGSSSRYAMQKISAEQKKGEDDADMHLARKIMHNKQFRASTQADDEYDFEDGPSRKSRKKQGGDDHKSIQKKTNRFLTQQERCLFCLENPNRPMHLVVSIANFTYLMLPKWQPVVPGHCCILPIQHESATRTVDDNVWTEIRNFKKCLIMMFAKQEKEVVFLETVMGLAQQRRHCMVECIPLPQDIAKEAPLYFKKAIDEAEDEWSQHNAKKLIDTSQKGLRNSIPKHFPYFHVEFGLNKGFVHVIDDEKQFNISLGLNVIRGMLHLAEEDMYRRRRYEAVEVQKQAVESFSKEWKHFDWTKQLHETS, from the exons ATGCTTTCAGGGGTGAAATTCATTTCCCGGGACCAG GTGCATGATGAGGACTTGGATTCTGTCtcgaaagaaaggaaaaaatcaGATAGGAGGAGGGAAAAGAATAAGAGGAAAAGGAGGAGCTCTAGGGACAGctctgatgatgatgatgatgggctTGAGAAGATAAAGAAAGGATCTAGAAAGAAGAAGTGGTATTCGTCGGATGAAGACTCTTTGATTTACACAACTGAAAGTGAGAGTGAGAAAGATgaaaagaagaggaggaggagagcGAAAAAGAAAAGGGATGATGGTTCGTCACGTGATTCTGGCGAAAGGTCAAAAGGAAGATCACGATCCAGGAGTGGTAAAAAAGAATATACATCTGAGGATGAGGAAGACTCTTATTCTTCTGATGGTAGTGATAGTTTTTCGGGTCTTAAAGGTAAGCACCAAAAGTCAGATAGAAAAGATGGGAGTAAGAGGAACAAGATCGAAGGTGGCACGGTAAATTCTACAAGTGAGATGGAAATTGCAAGAAAAGAAATGGGATTGGATTGGATGCTTAGGTCTGAAAGTAAGAAGCCTGTAGTTACGGAATCAGAGGAAAAACTGTCAGAGGAGGTTCCTGTTGAGGAG tcaAAGAAGGCAAATCCTAAGGAACTGAATCCATATTTGAAGGATAATGGAAGTGGATACCCGGAAGAAAGTGGAGCTAAAGTTGGTGCCGACCAACTTCTATCTTCTTCCCTTGTTGGGGATGGAGGAGCAAGTTGGAGACTTAAAGCCTTAAAGCGTGCACAAGAGCAAGCAGCTCGAGATGGACGAAGATTCAATGAG GTTGTGGAAGAAAGGTGGAGTTCTCTTGGTGAGTTGACTGCAGCTGTTGCATCTCATGCAGCTGCCCCAGCTCGTGCTCATCTGCGTGCtataaaaaatagacaaagaGGGATAACTGAAGAAAATTCACAAGATTCTGATAAGCATGGTCGAAGGGATTCTAAAAGG GACTACTTAAAGGATGTTTCTGTTCGGCACCATGAAATGAAAGCACCTAAAGTTCGAGATTCTTTGTCTTGGGGAAAGCGAAAGAGCCAACAAGTGGTAGCTGAGGGTGCCGGGGTCATCTCTGCTGCAGTATCTAGCCTAAATAAGTTTGCCAATGATGGAAGctttatgcatgattttggtaGCAAGATGAGTAATAATTCTGACGGCTCTGTTTTGGATAGTAGTGAATTAGAAAAGGTTTCGTTGGAAGCTAATAGACCTGAAGAAAGTAGTGCAGTAGTCAAGAATGAGATGAGTGAAAACCAGTTGGCAGCTAAGGTTATGCAACTTCGTTTGAAGGGAAAGCATGAAGAAGCTGACAAACTGATG CAAGaagcaaaagttatgaacaCAAAGCAAGGAAATCAAGACCATTCAATTAGATCAAGAACCGAGGGAAGTTCTAGCAG GTATGCTATGCAGAAAATATCTGCTGAGCAGAAGAAAGGAGAGGATGATGCTGATATGCATCTTGCTCGCAAGATCATGCATAACAAGCAGTTTAGGGCTTCTACTCAGGCTGATGATGAATATGACTTTGAGGATGGTCCAAGCAGAAAGAGTAGAAAGAAGCAAGGAGGTGATGATCACAAGAGTATCCAAAAGAAGACAAATCGATTCTTGACTCAGCAAGAGCGCTGCCTATTTTGTTTAGAAAATCCAAATCGGCCTATGCATCTTGTTGTTTCAATCGCAAATTTCACATATCTTATGTTGCCAAAGTGGCAGCCTGTGGTGCCTGGTCATTGCTGCATTTTACCAATTCAG CATGAATCAGCTACAAGAACTGTGGACGATAATGTCTGGACAGAGATTCGAAACTTCAAGAAGTGCCTAATTATGATGTTTGCTAAGCAAGAGAAGGAGGTAGTGTTTCTTGAGACTGTGATGGGATTGGCACAGCAACGACGGCATTGTATGGTTGAGTGCATTCCTTTACCCCAAGATATTGCCAAAGAGGCTCCTTTGTACTTTAAAAAG GCTATTGATGAAGCTGAAGATGAGTGGAGCCAGCACAATGCAAAGAAACTTATTGATACAAGTCAAAAGGGATTGCGCAATTCAATTCCTAAGCACTTTCCATATTTTCACGTTGAATTTGGTCTAAACAAGGGTTTTGTCCATGTTATTGATGATGAAAAGCAGTTTAACATCAGCCTTGGCTTGAATGTCATAAGAGGCATGCTACATTTGGCAGAGGAGGACATGTATAGGCGACGACGCTACGAGGCTGTGGAGGTACAAAAGCAAGCAGTTGAAAGCTTTTCCAAAGAGTGGAAACATTTTGACTGGACAAAACAGCTTCATGAAACTTCGTAA
- the LOC100805594 gene encoding CWF19-like protein 2 isoform X1, with translation MLSGVKFISRDQVHDEDLDSVSKERKKSDRRREKNKRKRRSSRDSSDDDDDGLEKIKKGSRKKKWYSSDEDSLIYTTESESEKDEKKRRRRAKKKRDDGSSRDSGERSKGRSRSRSGKKEYTSEDEEDSYSSDGSDSFSGLKGKHQKSDRKDGSKRNKIEGGTVNSTSEMEIARKEMGLDWMLRSESKKPVVTESEEKLSEEVPVEESKKANPKELNPYLKDNGSGYPEESGAKVGADQLLSSSLVGDGGASWRLKALKRAQEQAARDGRRFNEVVEERWSSLGELTAAVASHAAAPARAHLRAIKNRQRGITEENSQDSDKHGRRDSKRQDYLKDVSVRHHEMKAPKVRDSLSWGKRKSQQVVAEGAGVISAAVSSLNKFANDGSFMHDFGSKMSNNSDGSVLDSSELEKVSLEANRPEESSAVVKNEMSENQLAAKVMQLRLKGKHEEADKLMQEAKVMNTKQGNQDHSIRSRTEGSSSRYAMQKISAEQKKGEDDADMHLARKIMHNKQFRASTQADDEYDFEDGPSRKSRKKQGGDDHKSIQKKTNRFLTQQERCLFCLENPNRPMHLVVSIANFTYLMLPKWQPVVPGHCCILPIQHESATRTVDDNVWTEIRNFKKCLIMMFAKQEKEVVFLETVMGLAQQRRHCMVECIPLPQDIAKEAPLYFKKAIDEAEDEWSQHNAKKLIDTSQKGLRNSIPKHFPYFHVEFGLNKGFVHVIDDEKQFNISLGLNVIRGMLHLAEEDMYRRRRYEAVEVQKQAVESFSKEWKHFDWTKQLHETS, from the exons ATGCTTTCAGGGGTGAAATTCATTTCCCGGGACCAG GTGCATGATGAGGACTTGGATTCTGTCtcgaaagaaaggaaaaaatcaGATAGGAGGAGGGAAAAGAATAAGAGGAAAAGGAGGAGCTCTAGGGACAGctctgatgatgatgatgatgggctTGAGAAGATAAAGAAAGGATCTAGAAAGAAGAAGTGGTATTCGTCGGATGAAGACTCTTTGATTTACACAACTGAAAGTGAGAGTGAGAAAGATgaaaagaagaggaggaggagagcGAAAAAGAAAAGGGATGATGGTTCGTCACGTGATTCTGGCGAAAGGTCAAAAGGAAGATCACGATCCAGGAGTGGTAAAAAAGAATATACATCTGAGGATGAGGAAGACTCTTATTCTTCTGATGGTAGTGATAGTTTTTCGGGTCTTAAAGGTAAGCACCAAAAGTCAGATAGAAAAGATGGGAGTAAGAGGAACAAGATCGAAGGTGGCACGGTAAATTCTACAAGTGAGATGGAAATTGCAAGAAAAGAAATGGGATTGGATTGGATGCTTAGGTCTGAAAGTAAGAAGCCTGTAGTTACGGAATCAGAGGAAAAACTGTCAGAGGAGGTTCCTGTTGAGGAG tcaAAGAAGGCAAATCCTAAGGAACTGAATCCATATTTGAAGGATAATGGAAGTGGATACCCGGAAGAAAGTGGAGCTAAAGTTGGTGCCGACCAACTTCTATCTTCTTCCCTTGTTGGGGATGGAGGAGCAAGTTGGAGACTTAAAGCCTTAAAGCGTGCACAAGAGCAAGCAGCTCGAGATGGACGAAGATTCAATGAG GTTGTGGAAGAAAGGTGGAGTTCTCTTGGTGAGTTGACTGCAGCTGTTGCATCTCATGCAGCTGCCCCAGCTCGTGCTCATCTGCGTGCtataaaaaatagacaaagaGGGATAACTGAAGAAAATTCACAAGATTCTGATAAGCATGGTCGAAGGGATTCTAAAAGG CAGGACTACTTAAAGGATGTTTCTGTTCGGCACCATGAAATGAAAGCACCTAAAGTTCGAGATTCTTTGTCTTGGGGAAAGCGAAAGAGCCAACAAGTGGTAGCTGAGGGTGCCGGGGTCATCTCTGCTGCAGTATCTAGCCTAAATAAGTTTGCCAATGATGGAAGctttatgcatgattttggtaGCAAGATGAGTAATAATTCTGACGGCTCTGTTTTGGATAGTAGTGAATTAGAAAAGGTTTCGTTGGAAGCTAATAGACCTGAAGAAAGTAGTGCAGTAGTCAAGAATGAGATGAGTGAAAACCAGTTGGCAGCTAAGGTTATGCAACTTCGTTTGAAGGGAAAGCATGAAGAAGCTGACAAACTGATG CAAGaagcaaaagttatgaacaCAAAGCAAGGAAATCAAGACCATTCAATTAGATCAAGAACCGAGGGAAGTTCTAGCAG GTATGCTATGCAGAAAATATCTGCTGAGCAGAAGAAAGGAGAGGATGATGCTGATATGCATCTTGCTCGCAAGATCATGCATAACAAGCAGTTTAGGGCTTCTACTCAGGCTGATGATGAATATGACTTTGAGGATGGTCCAAGCAGAAAGAGTAGAAAGAAGCAAGGAGGTGATGATCACAAGAGTATCCAAAAGAAGACAAATCGATTCTTGACTCAGCAAGAGCGCTGCCTATTTTGTTTAGAAAATCCAAATCGGCCTATGCATCTTGTTGTTTCAATCGCAAATTTCACATATCTTATGTTGCCAAAGTGGCAGCCTGTGGTGCCTGGTCATTGCTGCATTTTACCAATTCAG CATGAATCAGCTACAAGAACTGTGGACGATAATGTCTGGACAGAGATTCGAAACTTCAAGAAGTGCCTAATTATGATGTTTGCTAAGCAAGAGAAGGAGGTAGTGTTTCTTGAGACTGTGATGGGATTGGCACAGCAACGACGGCATTGTATGGTTGAGTGCATTCCTTTACCCCAAGATATTGCCAAAGAGGCTCCTTTGTACTTTAAAAAG GCTATTGATGAAGCTGAAGATGAGTGGAGCCAGCACAATGCAAAGAAACTTATTGATACAAGTCAAAAGGGATTGCGCAATTCAATTCCTAAGCACTTTCCATATTTTCACGTTGAATTTGGTCTAAACAAGGGTTTTGTCCATGTTATTGATGATGAAAAGCAGTTTAACATCAGCCTTGGCTTGAATGTCATAAGAGGCATGCTACATTTGGCAGAGGAGGACATGTATAGGCGACGACGCTACGAGGCTGTGGAGGTACAAAAGCAAGCAGTTGAAAGCTTTTCCAAAGAGTGGAAACATTTTGACTGGACAAAACAGCTTCATGAAACTTCGTAA